From one Acidobacteriota bacterium genomic stretch:
- a CDS encoding sigma 54-interacting transcriptional regulator — MEGIRALVVEPDSAVRERLRQALEDQGIQCHSASHVDAADAIVRRERFDVVFADPRLVDSAKLNPESFPIHVAVMAEVPVDGTEWWDRASTDSAALSLLTRRLVDRLELARRERVVRERLASGLGLRGLVGVSSASERLRTQIGDLAGGELPVWVSGETGVGKLHLIRTLQECSSWSDGALVRVDAGSLADLPPDSDSADVAELRRRIAGGLLMVRGLEDLDDEAQTRIVEGWERGWFHDATSSHGARCRVCVVTRETPERLVAEGRVLESATRRLATAHAHVPTLRKRSEDIPRLVDFFLREIVEINRLEALRVSGDALDALGRYEWPGNVRELRACIEHAAILATDGVVRLRDLPERIRNSLAEPVSPSGSVTASFRDAKHDVVSRFERSYLTSLMRAYNGNVTAAAEKAGMLRSALQRLLRKHGLRSSSFRPGRRASAEPMRDAGHEEI, encoded by the coding sequence ATGGAGGGGATTCGCGCACTGGTCGTCGAGCCGGACTCCGCTGTGCGTGAGCGTCTTCGCCAGGCACTGGAAGACCAGGGAATCCAGTGTCACTCCGCCTCCCACGTCGACGCGGCCGATGCGATCGTTCGACGCGAGAGGTTCGACGTCGTCTTCGCGGATCCACGGTTGGTCGATTCCGCCAAGCTGAACCCCGAGTCTTTCCCGATCCACGTCGCCGTGATGGCCGAGGTCCCCGTCGATGGGACCGAGTGGTGGGATCGCGCCTCGACGGATTCGGCGGCGCTCAGCCTTCTGACCCGACGCCTGGTCGATCGTCTGGAGCTTGCCCGTCGTGAACGGGTCGTTCGTGAACGTCTGGCATCCGGTCTCGGGCTTCGCGGGTTGGTCGGCGTTTCCTCGGCCAGCGAGAGGCTGCGCACGCAGATTGGCGACCTTGCCGGGGGCGAGCTGCCGGTCTGGGTCTCCGGAGAAACGGGCGTCGGGAAGCTCCATCTCATCCGTACGCTCCAGGAGTGTTCGTCGTGGTCGGACGGCGCGCTCGTTCGAGTCGACGCAGGCAGCCTTGCCGATCTCCCGCCGGACTCTGACTCTGCCGACGTCGCCGAGCTGCGCCGACGGATCGCCGGGGGGCTCCTGATGGTTCGTGGGCTCGAGGACCTGGATGACGAGGCTCAGACTCGGATCGTCGAGGGTTGGGAACGTGGATGGTTCCACGATGCCACCTCCAGTCATGGCGCTCGCTGTCGCGTCTGTGTCGTGACCCGAGAGACGCCGGAGCGGTTGGTGGCCGAGGGTCGGGTCCTTGAATCGGCGACACGCCGGTTGGCCACGGCGCATGCGCACGTGCCGACTCTTCGGAAACGATCCGAGGATATCCCACGACTCGTGGACTTCTTCCTGCGAGAGATCGTGGAGATCAATCGACTCGAAGCGCTTCGAGTTTCGGGCGACGCCCTCGATGCGCTCGGTCGGTATGAGTGGCCCGGAAACGTTCGGGAGTTGCGGGCCTGTATCGAGCACGCAGCGATTCTCGCGACCGACGGTGTTGTCCGCTTGCGTGACCTACCGGAGCGAATCCGGAATTCCCTGGCCGAACCGGTCTCCCCGTCGGGGAGCGTGACGGCCTCGTTCCGGGACGCCAAGCACGATGTCGTTTCACGGTTCGAGCGCTCGTACCTGACGTCGCTGATGCGGGCATACAACGGAAATGTGACGGCCGCAGCCGAGAAAGCCGGAATGCTGCGATCCGCGTTGCAGCGCCTGCTGCGGAAACATGGACTTCGATCCTCGTCGTTCCGACCGGGGCGACGCGCCTCCGCGGAGCCAATGCGCGATGCCGGGCACGAGGAAATCTGA